In Geotalea uraniireducens, one genomic interval encodes:
- a CDS encoding LolA family protein, which yields MMKRFVAILLLVGGLTTLPSRPAGAARLSPVEGLELMRRGFAGMRDFTAEITQEKQIALMKRKIAASGIVRFKRPDAFYMEIYPPYASRLLLKNNILTLFLPKEGVRQKTVLPPEESLLRWFTFLDRPITALPEGVTVTADRQGETVTLRIVPGKTGSIRELQLALQEDGTLKRLVIDEKNHDRTTITFRRLRSNVGLADRDFRLE from the coding sequence ATGATGAAACGTTTCGTTGCCATTCTGCTGCTGGTCGGCGGCCTGACCACGCTGCCGAGCCGGCCGGCGGGCGCCGCCCGGCTCTCGCCGGTGGAGGGGTTGGAACTGATGCGGCGGGGATTCGCCGGGATGCGGGACTTCACTGCCGAGATCACCCAGGAAAAGCAGATCGCCCTGATGAAAAGAAAAATCGCCGCCAGCGGCATTGTCCGCTTCAAGCGTCCTGACGCCTTCTACATGGAGATTTATCCGCCTTACGCCAGTCGGCTGCTGCTGAAAAACAACATCCTGACCCTCTTTCTCCCCAAGGAGGGGGTCCGGCAAAAGACCGTGCTCCCCCCCGAGGAGAGCCTGTTACGCTGGTTTACCTTTCTCGACCGGCCGATCACAGCCTTGCCCGAGGGGGTAACGGTAACCGCCGACCGGCAGGGAGAAACGGTCACCCTGCGGATCGTTCCCGGCAAAACCGGCAGCATCCGCGAGTTGCAGCTGGCGCTCCAGGAGGATGGCACCTTGAAACGGCTGGTCATCGATGAAAAAAACCATGACCGGACCACCATCACCTTCCGCCGGCTGCGCAGCAATGTCGGCCTCGCCGACCGCGACTTCCGGCTCGAATAA
- a CDS encoding hotdog domain-containing protein: protein MTATARQCLSCSEDGWPALFLVEAVAQLGGIVAAREGDGSGILASIDRAEFHDTGRDGDVLTITVRIIKSFGPLHLVAGEVTAADRPLASATVTLKVVPL, encoded by the coding sequence GTGACGGCCACGGCGCGCCAGTGCCTCTCCTGCAGCGAGGACGGATGGCCGGCTCTGTTCCTCGTCGAGGCGGTCGCCCAGTTGGGAGGAATCGTCGCGGCGCGCGAGGGGGATGGCAGCGGCATCCTCGCCTCCATCGACCGGGCCGAATTCCACGATACCGGCCGCGACGGCGACGTGCTGACCATTACGGTCCGAATCATCAAGTCGTTCGGCCCCCTGCACCTGGTAGCCGGGGAGGTGACAGCCGCCGACCGGCCGCTGGCCTCGGCCACGGTGACCCTCAAGGTGGTGCCGCTATGA
- a CDS encoding beta-ketoacyl synthase N-terminal-like domain-containing protein, with product MTNRTLDIAVTGCAAISAAGVGAAALREAVDAGTPCLTPVPAELLGEPGHYWGKADAFRAADFMPPLKARKFDRSSLLATVTAGLALQDAGATPAALGATRIGIALGCGFGGIANSVEFLSGYFSAGIDGLVPMLFPNTVANAPASNASIEHGLKGPNVTQVQRFCSAETALQMACRFLAEGRADVMLAGGVDELNAPVMQGFHAMGQLRRYAHGFGEGCGILVLERRDHAERRGTAIRGTIDEIRTIGFIPEEHCAAGTDRLLGATAPELLSLSGTAPEWPPVANIFPAVRRLAVGPLVGRSLAMGGLAMVSLLLLLAPGQRGLHLAASPEGPYFGIDFTGGGPV from the coding sequence ATGACGAACCGCACACTCGATATCGCCGTTACCGGCTGTGCCGCCATTTCGGCCGCCGGCGTCGGCGCAGCCGCACTCCGGGAGGCGGTTGACGCCGGTACTCCCTGCCTGACGCCGGTCCCTGCCGAACTGCTCGGCGAGCCGGGCCATTACTGGGGGAAAGCCGACGCCTTCAGGGCCGCTGACTTCATGCCGCCGCTGAAGGCGCGCAAATTCGATCGTTCCAGCCTGCTGGCGACGGTTACCGCCGGCCTGGCCCTTCAGGATGCCGGAGCGACCCCGGCGGCACTCGGCGCGACCCGGATCGGCATCGCTCTCGGCTGCGGCTTCGGCGGCATCGCCAATTCGGTGGAATTCCTCAGCGGCTACTTCAGCGCCGGAATCGACGGCCTCGTGCCGATGCTCTTTCCCAATACGGTGGCCAATGCCCCGGCGAGCAACGCCTCCATCGAACACGGCCTGAAGGGCCCCAATGTCACCCAGGTGCAGCGATTCTGCTCCGCCGAGACGGCCTTGCAGATGGCCTGCCGCTTCCTGGCGGAAGGCCGGGCCGACGTGATGCTGGCCGGCGGTGTCGACGAACTGAATGCCCCGGTAATGCAGGGTTTCCACGCCATGGGCCAGCTCCGCCGTTATGCCCACGGTTTTGGCGAAGGATGTGGCATCCTGGTCCTCGAACGACGCGACCATGCCGAGCGGCGCGGCACGGCGATCAGGGGGACCATCGACGAGATCCGGACCATCGGCTTCATTCCCGAGGAACATTGCGCCGCCGGTACAGACCGGCTGCTCGGTGCCACGGCACCGGAACTGCTTTCCCTTTCCGGTACGGCGCCGGAATGGCCGCCGGTGGCAAACATCTTCCCCGCTGTCCGGCGCCTTGCCGTCGGGCCGCTGGTCGGCCGGTCCCTGGCGATGGGGGGCCTCGCCATGGTCTCCCTCCTCCTGCTCCTGGCCCCCGGCCAGCGGGGACTCCACCTGGCCGCTTCACCCGAGGGACCCTACTTCGGCATCGATTTCACCGGAGGCGGCCCTGTTTAA